A stretch of Candidatus Dojkabacteria bacterium DNA encodes these proteins:
- the rpsF gene encoding 30S ribosomal protein S6 — protein MDRVYELMFVIRAYLPDNVRNEVYDFINGKIAEAKGEIILKDVWGKRYMAYKINGQKEGYYVVYQLKMKPSGMTKLKKELGSRSEIIRYIVSLVKEDSELGVAYGKKSIEEIDTAKPKNKK, from the coding sequence ATGGATCGTGTTTATGAACTCATGTTTGTGATTAGAGCTTATCTGCCCGACAATGTTAGAAATGAAGTTTATGACTTTATTAACGGGAAAATTGCCGAAGCAAAAGGTGAAATTATCCTTAAAGATGTTTGGGGCAAGCGGTACATGGCTTACAAAATAAATGGCCAGAAGGAAGGCTATTATGTGGTTTATCAGCTTAAAATGAAGCCCTCAGGAATGACAAAACTTAAAAAAGAGCTTGGTAGTAGGTCGGAAATAATCAGATATATCGTTTCCTTAGTAAAAGAGGATTCGGAGTTGGGAGTTGCATATGGCAAAAAATCCATAGAAGAGATAGATAC